The Haloplanus sp. CK5-1 genome contains a region encoding:
- a CDS encoding FAD-binding and (Fe-S)-binding domain-containing protein yields MATTGDSADDPASAGDYDYRSEGVDRPGMVDDLEDLVDGDVRFDDYSRQLYATDASAYEMTPIGVVFPTSTADVSAVVEYCADRGIPVLPRGGGTSLAGQTVNEAVVLDFTRHMTDVLEADPDAERARAEAGVYLGDLDGVLEPHGLKFAPDPAWGDKSALGGAIGNNSTGAHSLKYGKTDAYVEEVEAVLADGTVTTFGEVDVDDLRAAGDPDGTLEERIYAEVARIVDEDTDEIRDRYPDLKRNVSGYNFDVLVEEAETGSVNLARLLAGSEGTLAIVTEATVSLEPLPETKAVAMLTYDDLLDAMEDVAPILDHDPAAVEVMDDVLLDLARDTAEFADVVGLLPEGTNSVLLVEFYAESDDDGRRKVADLVADRVGDAATEADPRDGAADRTEAPRLARDVMEAHDAETREKFWKMRKSGLPILLGRTSDEKHIAYIEDTAVPAENLPDYVADFQAILDDHDTFASYYAHAGPGVLHIRPLVNTKTVEGVAEMESIADAATDLVVKYDGSVSGEHGDGRARTQWNRKLYGDRLWESFRDLKSAFDPDWLLNPGNICGDVDMTENLRFGPDYEFDAGFDAELDWDNENGFQGMVELCHGCGGCRGPQETTGGVMCPTYRASQEEITATRGRANMLRQAMSGDLDGDATDVEFMHEVLDLCIGCKGCSKDCPSEVDLAKMKAEVTHEHHQRHGSSLRDKLFANIDRLNALGSALAPLSNWAAKVPGARTVMEKTLGIAEDRSLPEFHRQTLVDRFEARGGAGVPESEADRRVLLFPDSYTNYNAPAAGEAAVEVLEAANVHVEIPDDVTGSGRPPFSKGFLDKAREQAATNVDALAPRVREGWDVVVVEPSDAVMFQSDYLDLLSGDDVNAVANNTYGVMEYLDTFRLDETLSADAPDETLTYHGHCHQKSTRKDHHAVGVLRRAGYEVDALDSGCCGMAGSFGYEAEHFSMSQAIGSILFDQVEESTGDRLVAPGASCRTQLGDEYDEKPPTPVDALADAL; encoded by the coding sequence ATGGCAACGACAGGCGACTCCGCGGACGATCCCGCGTCGGCTGGCGATTACGACTACCGAAGCGAGGGAGTCGACCGGCCGGGGATGGTCGACGACCTAGAGGACCTGGTCGACGGCGACGTGCGGTTCGACGACTACTCCCGACAGCTGTACGCCACCGACGCCAGCGCCTACGAGATGACGCCGATCGGCGTCGTCTTCCCCACTTCGACGGCGGACGTCTCCGCGGTCGTCGAGTACTGCGCCGACCGCGGGATACCCGTTCTCCCCCGCGGCGGAGGGACGAGCCTCGCCGGCCAGACCGTCAACGAGGCGGTCGTCCTCGATTTCACCAGACACATGACCGACGTGTTGGAGGCCGACCCGGACGCCGAGCGCGCCCGTGCGGAGGCCGGCGTGTATCTGGGTGACCTCGACGGTGTCCTCGAACCCCACGGGCTGAAGTTCGCGCCCGACCCCGCGTGGGGCGACAAGAGCGCGCTCGGCGGGGCGATCGGAAACAACTCCACGGGTGCACACTCCCTGAAGTACGGCAAGACGGACGCCTACGTCGAGGAGGTCGAGGCCGTCCTCGCGGACGGCACGGTGACGACGTTCGGCGAGGTCGACGTCGACGACCTGCGGGCGGCGGGCGACCCCGACGGGACGCTCGAGGAGCGCATCTACGCCGAAGTGGCCCGGATCGTCGACGAGGACACCGACGAGATCCGGGACCGGTATCCCGACCTCAAGCGCAACGTCTCGGGGTACAACTTCGACGTACTGGTAGAGGAGGCCGAGACGGGGTCGGTCAACCTCGCCCGACTGCTCGCCGGGAGCGAGGGGACGCTCGCCATCGTCACCGAGGCGACCGTCTCGCTCGAACCTCTCCCGGAGACGAAGGCGGTCGCGATGTTGACCTACGACGACCTGCTCGACGCGATGGAGGACGTCGCACCGATCCTCGATCACGACCCCGCCGCAGTCGAGGTGATGGACGACGTGTTGCTCGATCTGGCCCGCGACACCGCCGAATTCGCCGACGTGGTCGGCCTGCTCCCGGAAGGGACCAACTCGGTGCTTCTCGTCGAGTTCTACGCCGAGAGCGACGACGACGGCCGGCGGAAGGTCGCCGACCTCGTCGCCGACCGGGTGGGCGACGCGGCGACGGAGGCCGACCCCCGGGACGGGGCGGCCGATCGGACCGAGGCTCCCCGGTTGGCACGCGACGTGATGGAGGCCCACGACGCCGAGACCCGGGAGAAGTTCTGGAAGATGCGCAAGTCCGGGCTCCCGATCCTGCTCGGCCGGACCAGCGACGAGAAACACATCGCGTACATCGAGGACACCGCCGTCCCGGCGGAGAACCTCCCCGACTACGTGGCCGACTTCCAGGCGATCCTCGACGACCACGACACGTTCGCGAGTTACTACGCCCACGCCGGGCCCGGGGTCCTCCACATCCGACCGCTGGTCAACACCAAGACCGTCGAGGGCGTCGCGGAGATGGAGTCCATCGCGGACGCCGCCACCGACCTCGTCGTGAAGTACGACGGCTCCGTCTCGGGCGAACACGGCGACGGGCGTGCGCGCACCCAGTGGAACCGGAAACTGTACGGCGACCGGCTCTGGGAGTCGTTCCGCGACCTGAAGAGCGCGTTCGATCCCGACTGGCTGCTGAATCCGGGGAACATCTGTGGCGACGTGGACATGACCGAGAACCTCCGGTTCGGCCCCGACTACGAGTTCGACGCCGGGTTCGACGCCGAACTCGACTGGGACAACGAGAACGGCTTCCAGGGGATGGTCGAGCTCTGTCACGGCTGTGGCGGCTGTCGCGGCCCACAGGAGACGACTGGGGGCGTGATGTGTCCGACCTACCGCGCCAGCCAGGAGGAGATCACCGCCACCCGGGGCCGGGCGAACATGCTCCGACAGGCGATGAGCGGTGACCTCGACGGGGACGCCACCGACGTGGAGTTCATGCACGAGGTGCTGGACCTCTGTATCGGCTGCAAGGGCTGTTCGAAGGACTGCCCCAGCGAGGTCGACCTCGCGAAGATGAAAGCGGAGGTGACCCACGAACACCACCAGCGCCACGGCTCGTCCCTGCGGGACAAACTCTTCGCGAACATCGACCGGCTGAACGCGCTGGGATCGGCGTTGGCCCCGCTCTCGAACTGGGCGGCGAAGGTGCCGGGCGCCCGGACGGTCATGGAGAAGACCCTCGGCATCGCCGAGGACCGCTCGCTCCCCGAGTTCCACCGCCAGACGCTCGTCGATCGGTTCGAGGCCCGCGGCGGGGCGGGGGTGCCCGAGAGCGAGGCCGACCGTCGCGTCCTCCTCTTCCCCGACTCCTACACCAACTACAACGCGCCGGCGGCGGGCGAGGCGGCCGTGGAGGTCTTGGAGGCGGCGAACGTCCACGTCGAGATTCCGGACGACGTGACCGGCAGCGGCCGGCCGCCGTTCTCGAAGGGCTTCCTCGACAAGGCCCGCGAGCAGGCGGCGACGAACGTCGACGCGCTGGCCCCCCGCGTTCGCGAGGGGTGGGACGTAGTCGTCGTCGAGCCCTCGGACGCCGTGATGTTCCAGTCCGACTACCTCGACCTGTTGTCGGGCGACGACGTGAACGCAGTGGCGAACAACACCTACGGCGTCATGGAGTACCTCGACACCTTCCGGCTGGACGAGACCCTCTCCGCGGACGCGCCCGACGAGACGCTCACCTACCACGGTCACTGCCACCAGAAGTCGACGCGGAAGGACCACCACGCGGTGGGTGTGTTGCGCCGTGCCGGCTACGAGGTCGACGCGCTGGACTCGGGCTGTTGTGGGATGGCGGGCTCGTTCGGTTACGAGGCCGAACACTTCTCGATGAGCCAAGCCATCGGGTCGATCCTCTTCGACCAGGTCGAGGAGAGTACGGGCGACCGACTCGTCGCGCCCGGCGCGTCCTGCCGCACCCAACTGGGCGACGAGTACGACGAGAAACCTCCCACGCCCGTCGACGCCCTCGCCGACGCGCTTTAG
- a CDS encoding L-lactate permease, producing the protein MVTAVNTALAALPLVLAGVLLVGFLWPATRAMPLAWITALAVGYVAWDMPTNWLAAGSISGVMTAVEILWIVFGALLLLYTLMEAGAFDRINKGFAAVSDDRRVQIVLIGFFLATFIEGAAGFGTPAAVVAPLMLGLGFPALAAVVAAIIGHIIAVTYGAVGTPIVVGIRDPLSTAGFGEAIRAGGFTVTEYSNQVAAWAATYHALVGFVMPLFAVGMVVYFFGGEDRSLKPAWEVAPLCLFSGIAFAVPYWISAWYITAEFPSLIGSMVGGAIVVSVLRAGYLLPDSEWDFPPREEWPDHWVGTIEPGQNGGSADPVPDGGTVNSEMSLLKAWSPYVILVVLLVITRAVGPISSFINSSWFVISWNEILGTSISSSIAWMNVPGFWLIVSAVLAIPIFGMSGEEVSEAWKETARKIVAPFIALIFVIAMVQVMLNSGAHPGAPEAGSMIVVLATLTADILGPVYPFFAALIGALGAAMAGSNTVSNITFSGFQFEAAQQLGLPTQIIVGAQAVGGAIGNLVAVHNVVAAVATVGLVGEEGRVMRFNLIPLLYYALGVGTLAMLFSYVLFPTLF; encoded by the coding sequence ATGGTAACCGCGGTGAATACTGCGTTGGCAGCGCTCCCGCTCGTGCTTGCGGGTGTTCTACTCGTCGGGTTCCTCTGGCCCGCGACGCGGGCGATGCCCCTCGCGTGGATCACGGCGCTCGCCGTCGGCTACGTGGCTTGGGACATGCCGACCAACTGGCTCGCGGCCGGGTCCATCTCGGGTGTGATGACCGCGGTCGAGATCCTCTGGATCGTCTTCGGCGCGCTGTTGCTCCTGTACACGCTGATGGAGGCCGGCGCGTTCGACCGCATCAACAAGGGGTTCGCGGCGGTCAGCGACGACCGCCGGGTCCAGATCGTCCTGATCGGCTTCTTCCTCGCGACGTTCATCGAGGGCGCGGCCGGCTTCGGGACGCCCGCGGCCGTCGTCGCACCGCTGATGCTGGGGCTTGGCTTCCCGGCGCTTGCGGCGGTCGTCGCCGCGATCATCGGCCACATCATCGCCGTCACGTACGGCGCGGTCGGCACGCCGATCGTCGTCGGAATCCGTGATCCGCTGTCCACGGCCGGCTTCGGCGAAGCCATCCGAGCCGGTGGGTTCACCGTCACGGAGTACTCCAACCAGGTCGCGGCGTGGGCGGCGACCTACCACGCGCTGGTCGGATTCGTCATGCCGCTTTTCGCAGTCGGGATGGTCGTCTACTTCTTCGGCGGCGAGGATCGCTCGCTGAAACCCGCCTGGGAGGTCGCACCGCTGTGTCTGTTCTCGGGCATCGCCTTCGCGGTGCCCTACTGGATCTCCGCGTGGTACATCACCGCCGAGTTCCCCAGCCTCATCGGTTCGATGGTCGGCGGGGCCATCGTCGTGAGCGTCCTCAGGGCCGGCTACCTGCTCCCCGACTCGGAGTGGGACTTCCCGCCCCGCGAGGAGTGGCCCGACCACTGGGTCGGCACGATCGAACCCGGACAGAACGGCGGGAGCGCCGACCCCGTCCCCGACGGCGGCACCGTCAACTCCGAGATGTCGCTACTGAAGGCGTGGTCGCCGTACGTGATCCTCGTCGTCCTGCTCGTGATCACGCGCGCGGTCGGCCCCATCTCCTCGTTCATCAACAGTTCGTGGTTCGTGATCTCGTGGAACGAGATCCTCGGCACCTCGATCTCCAGTAGCATCGCGTGGATGAACGTGCCGGGGTTCTGGCTGATCGTCAGCGCCGTCCTCGCCATCCCCATCTTCGGTATGTCCGGCGAGGAAGTGTCCGAAGCGTGGAAGGAGACCGCCAGAAAGATCGTCGCCCCCTTCATCGCGCTGATCTTCGTCATCGCGATGGTGCAGGTGATGCTCAACTCCGGTGCACACCCCGGTGCCCCGGAAGCGGGGAGCATGATCGTCGTCCTCGCGACGCTCACCGCCGACATCCTCGGGCCGGTCTACCCGTTCTTCGCCGCGCTCATCGGCGCCCTCGGTGCCGCGATGGCCGGGTCGAACACCGTCTCGAACATCACCTTCAGCGGGTTCCAGTTCGAGGCCGCACAGCAACTCGGACTCCCGACACAGATCATCGTCGGCGCACAGGCCGTCGGTGGCGCCATCGGGAACCTCGTCGCCGTCCACAACGTCGTCGCCGCCGTGGCGACCGTCGGCCTGGTCGGTGAGGAGGGACGCGTGATGCGGTTCAACCTCATCCCTCTGCTCTACTACGCGCTCGGGGTCGGGACGCTCGCGATGCTGTTCAGTTACGTCCTCTTCCCGACGCTGTTCTGA